From the Ilumatobacteraceae bacterium genome, the window ACGGCGGCATCCCGATCCGGACCAAGGTCGGCCACTCGTACATCAAGGAGCAGATGCTCGAGACCGGCGCCGTCTTCGGCGGCGAACACTCCGCGCACTACTACTTCACGGGGAATTTCCGGGCCGACAGCGGGCTGATCGCGTCGATGCTCGTGCTCGCCGAACTCAGTCGCGCCGACGAGCCGTTGAGCACGCTGCGCAAGCCGTTCGAGCGGTACGCGGCGAGCGGCGAGATCAACACGCAGGTCGACGATCCGGCTGCCGTGATCGACCTCGTGAGCGCCGAGTTCGCCGAGCACGACCAAGACCGTCTCGACGGCCTCAGCGTCGATTGCGGCCGGTACTGGTTCAACCTGCGACCGTCCAACACCGAGCCGCTGCTGCGCCTCAACCTCGAGGCCGTCGATCGAAATGAGTGCGACGACCGGGTCGCCGACCTACTGTCACTGATCACGCAAGCCTGACGGAGCCAACATGAGTCTCGATCCCGCCCTCCTCGCCATCTTGGCCTGCCCCGAAGACAAGGGGCCGCTGTACCACCTCGACGCCGAGGCGGTGCTGTACAACCCGCGCCTCAAGCGCACGTACGAGATCCGCGACGGCATCCCCGTCATGCTCGTCGAGGAGTCGACCGGCCTGTCCGACGACGACGCGGCCCGGCTCGACGCGATCGTCGCCGAGCGCGGCCTCGCACCGACGTTCGACGTGTGATCGACGCGACCCCCGACGCCGATCGTGACGAAGTACGCTCCTCAGCCGTGAGCAACCGGTCCGTTCGTTCTCTCTCGCGCGCCGCGATGACGGCGGCCGCCGTGATGGCCGCTGCCGTGCTCGGCGTCGCGATCTCGCCCGATGCCGACCGCACCGTCGAGGCCGTCGGCGGTGCCCTGGGCGCCGGCGGCGAGTTCCAGCAGATCACCCCGTCCCGCATCTTCGACTCACGCGAGTCGGGCGGTGCCCGCTCGATGAGCGCATCCGAGACCGATCCCACGATCGACGTCCAAGTCGTGGGCGAGGGCGGGTTGCCCGACTTCGTCGACGACCTCGACGGCGACGGCCAGGACGATAACGTGCTCGCCGTCGTGGTGAACATCACGGTGATCGAGCCGACGCGACTCGGCTTCCTCCGAGCGTTCGGCACGGGTGCCGAAGAGGGCAACACGTCGGTCGTCAACTTCTTCCCCGGCACGTTCATCCCGAACACCGCCATCATCCGGCCCGGCGACGACGGCAAGATCTCGCTCCGGCTGGTCAGCCCGACCGGCCCCGGCACCGCTCACGTCGCGGTCGACATCACCGGATGGTTCTCGACCAGCTCCTACGAGGAGCGTGGCGATCGTGTGATCGACATCGATCCGATCCGTGTCTACGACAGTGAGCTCGAGCAGTTCGGCGGCGACACCCTCACGGGCCGCACGCAGATCGAGGTGCCGATCCGCGGCGCCGCCGAGGTCTCCAAGCCCAACACCGCGGTCATCCCCGACGGCGACGACGTCGTCGGTGTGATCGCCAACATCACCGGCGTCAACGTGTTCCCGGGCAGTCTGCCGACGTACATCGCGGCGGTGCCCGACGCCGTCGCCGACGGCGCGGTTCCCGACACCAGCACCGTCAACCTCGTCAACGGGCAGATCCGTGCCAACATGGCGATCCTCCCGGTCGACGACGACGGCTCGATCCATCTCTTCAACCTCCAGGGCGAGGTGCGGATGGTCGTCGACGTCGTCGCCTACCTCGAACGCAACGTGTCGGTCGACACCAAGGCCGGACGCGTCGTGCCGCTCGTCGCCCCCTTCCGGGCGTTCGACACCCGGTCCGACGACTTCGGTGACGTGCCGCTCGGCCCGGCCGAGGCTGAGGACTTCAGCTTCGAGAGCTTCGTCAACGACGTCCGGATCGACGGCGAACCGGTCGGCGCCCAGTCGGGGCTGATCGGGAACCTCACCGCGACCGACCTCCAGCGTCAGTACGAGTGGGCGCCCGTGGCGTCGTTCGTCACGGCGTACCCGTCGCCCGGCGACAGCACGGCGGTGCCGCTCGTGTCGAACGTGAACATCCTCGAGAACGACACGGTGCCGAACCTGGCGCTGATCCCGTACGGCACGTCGAGCCAGGGCCCGAACTCGATCCGGTTCTACAACCGGGCCGGCTACGTCGACTATCTCCTCGACGTCTACGCCGTCATCCTCGACGACGACTGACGACGCCGATCGCGGCGTTCCGCCTCACCGCTCACGGCCCGAAGGCTGTTCGGGTTCGTCGCGCCTTGCGCTCGACGCCGTCAGCCGCCCTGGATCCTTCTTGTTGGTCGGGTCGAATGATCGGTTGTCTCGAGTGAGGTGTTGCGTACGGGTGTGATGCTGTCTCCGCGCGACCGAACGCCGGACGCAGCGTCCGGCTCGCTGGTCGACGGTGGTGACCGGGTTGGTGAGGGCCCGGCGGTAGCGTTGTTCCTTCATCCACGCGGGCTGACCCGATCGGCGCCAGCAGGCCCCGGCTCGCTCCATCCGAACTTGCCGGCGGCCCGCCCGGGCCACGGAGGAGAACAACATGACGTCAACACTCGCCGCGCGGAACGACTTCCGAGTCGCCGACCTCAGCATGGCCCCGTTCGGCCGCAAGGAGATGCTCCTCGCCGAACACGAGATGCCGGGCCTGATGGCCATCCGCAAGGAGTACGGCCCGAGCAAGCCGCTCGCCGGTGCCCGGATCTCCGGGTCGCTCCACATGACCATTCAGACCGCGGTGCTGATCGAGACGCTCACCGAGCTCGGTGCCGAGGTGCGCTGGGCGAGCTGCAACATCTTCTCCACGCAGGACCACGCTGCCGCGGCGGTCGTCGTCGGCCCGAACGGCACCGAGGACGACCCACAGGGTGTGCCCGTGTTCGCCTGGAAGGGCGAGACGCTCGAGGAGTACTGGTGGTGCACCGAGCAGATGATGACGTGGCCCGACGGTGCAGACGGCACGGTCTACGACGGTCCGAACATGATCCTCGACGACGGCGGCGACGCCACCCTGCTCCTGCACAAGGGCGTCGAGTACGAGAAGGCGGGCGAGGTCCCCGATCCGACCGAGGCGTCCAACGCCGAGTTGGCGATCATCCTCGGCCTCCTGCAGCGCACGCTCAAGGACGACGACCAGAAGTGGACGCGGATGGGTGCCGGCGTCAAGGGCGTCACCGAGGAGACCACCACCGGCGTGAAGCGTCTCTACAAGATGTTCGCCGACGGTGAGCTGCTCTTCCCGGCGATCAACGTCAACGACTCGGTCACCAAGTCGAAGTTCGACAACCTGTACGGCTGTCGCCACTCGCTGGTCGACGCGATCAGCCGGGCGACCGACGTCATGCTCGGCGGCAAGCTCGCCGTCGTGCTCGGCTACGGCGACGTCGGCAAGGGCTGTGTGCAGTCGCTGCGTGGCCAGGGTGCCCGCGTGGTCGTCACCGAGATCGACCCGATCAACGCGCTCCAGGCGGCCATGGAGGGCCTCCAGGTCGTCCGCCTCGAAGACGTCGTCGGCGAGGCCGATCTGTTCGTCACCGCCAGCGGCAACTACGGCCTGATCACGGCCGACGACATGCAGCAGATGAAGCACAACGCGATCGTCTGCAACATCGGCCACTTCGACAACGAGATCGACATGGAGGGCCTCGCCCGCTCCGGCGCGACCCGCGACGAGCTGAAGCCCGGCACCGACGTCTGGAAGTTCGACGACGGCCACCAGATCATCATCCTGGCCGAGGGTCGCCTCGTGAACCTCGGTTGCGCCACCGGCCACCCGAGCTTCGTGATGAGCTGCTCGTTCTCCAACCAGGTGATCGCCCAGATCGAACTCTTCAATCGGACCGAGGACTACCCGCTGGGCGTGTACGTGCTGCCGAAGCATCTCGACGAGAAGGTCGCCCGGTTCCACCTCGACGCCCTCGGCGTGCGACTCACGACGCTCACCGACGAGCAGGCCGAGTACCTCGACATGGACCCGGCCGGCCCCTTCAAGCCCGAGCACTACCGCTACTAGTCAGCGGCGCCGGCTGCGGCGCTCGCTGCGTTCGGCCTCGCGCTGCGGGCCCTCCGGTCGCTGCGTCCCGCGTGCCGGTGGGCCCCGGCGTGTCGTGTTCACCGGCAAGACCTCCTCAATTCGCTTGCGGTGATCGGGCTGCCGTGGAAGGGTCCTCCCGACGGCGGGAACTGTCACCACAGCAGTTTGGGGGTCGCCGATGGCGACGAAGCGGTCCACGAGATGGGCGCAACGGCCGTTGGCCGTCGCGCTCTCACTCACCATGATCATCACGCTGGGCGTCGTCGCTCGCCCCGAGGTCGCGCAGGCGGCGACGCCTGAAGAGCAGGTGGTCAGCGACGGGCTCGAGCAGCTCATGGCCGCGCTCGGAGGGCTCGACAACCTCGACGAGCTGAGTCAGCCACTCCCGCTCACCGAACTCCTCCCGACCGGTGACGACGGCCTCGATCTGGCCGCGACCCTGATCGAAGCGATCGCCGACCTCGACGTCGGCTTCGACAACGGGGCCCTCGAATCCCACCTGGAGTCGCTGTCCGGCACGACCGCAGGAGGTGTGGTCGTCGACGTCGATGCCGACGTCTCCGGCGGTGTCGTCACATTCGGTACGTTGACATTCAGTCGATCGGTGAGCTCGCCGATCGACTTCTTCGAGGGCGGCGTCGACCTCGGTGGCGGCGCGATCGGGGGAGCGCTGACCCTCGACATGTCGGGCCTGGTGGTCGAACTCGACGAATCGGGCGCGCCGCCCGAGCTGTTCCTCCCGATGCCGAACACCACGGGTCACGTCACGGCCGATCTCGATGTCGACTTCGGTTCCGGCGTCGACATCCGCCTCGGGATCCTCGATGTCACGGTGACGGGCACGGCCTCGGCCGACGTCGACTTCACGATCGACCTCGTCGACCCCGACGCCGACGGTCGACTCTCGCTCGACGAACTCGCGTCGGCAGCCGCGATCGACCTGTTCGACATCCAGTACTCGAGCTCGAGCGCGGCGATGAACGCGTCGCTGGCGGTCGCCGACGGCACGCTCCTCGCCGGGGCGGGGCTCACGGGCACGGTCGTGTACGCCGACGCCGACCTGTCGGATGACACGGTCGACACGCTCGAACTCGATCTGCCGGAGCTGGGCGACTTCACGAACATGGGCGCCCCCGAGATCCTCGTCTCGATCGCCCAGCTCGCGGTGTCGCTCCAGGCGATGCAGACCCGCGTGGCCAACCCGAACCTGCCGATGCTCGGCGCGCCGGCGCCGGCCCCGGGAGAGACGCTCGACAAGACCGTCGAGAACCTCGCCGACCTGCTCGATGTCAACGCCGCGATCGGTGACTTCTTCGTCGCGAAGGGAC encodes:
- a CDS encoding Trm112 family protein, with the protein product MSLDPALLAILACPEDKGPLYHLDAEAVLYNPRLKRTYEIRDGIPVMLVEESTGLSDDDAARLDAIVAERGLAPTFDV
- the ahcY gene encoding adenosylhomocysteinase, with the translated sequence MTSTLAARNDFRVADLSMAPFGRKEMLLAEHEMPGLMAIRKEYGPSKPLAGARISGSLHMTIQTAVLIETLTELGAEVRWASCNIFSTQDHAAAAVVVGPNGTEDDPQGVPVFAWKGETLEEYWWCTEQMMTWPDGADGTVYDGPNMILDDGGDATLLLHKGVEYEKAGEVPDPTEASNAELAIILGLLQRTLKDDDQKWTRMGAGVKGVTEETTTGVKRLYKMFADGELLFPAINVNDSVTKSKFDNLYGCRHSLVDAISRATDVMLGGKLAVVLGYGDVGKGCVQSLRGQGARVVVTEIDPINALQAAMEGLQVVRLEDVVGEADLFVTASGNYGLITADDMQQMKHNAIVCNIGHFDNEIDMEGLARSGATRDELKPGTDVWKFDDGHQIIILAEGRLVNLGCATGHPSFVMSCSFSNQVIAQIELFNRTEDYPLGVYVLPKHLDEKVARFHLDALGVRLTTLTDEQAEYLDMDPAGPFKPEHYRY